The genomic stretch TCTGAGTAGCAGCTTTGTGGGTGGTCGAACTCCAGTAAAAGGGGTAATCGACCTGATCGGCTTCATTCTTGATGGTGCTGGTATGAAATAAGGGGTCAATCGCGGCAGAATTGGTGGTGTCCGGTGAGCGTGAGTAATCCACCAAGTTCTGCAATTCCTTGGCATTGGGCATCCGCCAGTCATTGTGCCCCAGGTAGTTTTCGCTGTTTTTTGTCTGAACCCATGCCAGCGCCTGCTGCCAGTTCATGCCCTTGGCGCTGTCATCCTGCGCCCACATCAGGCCGGTTGTTTTGTCGGTGATGGTGTTGTCAGTGTTGTCGACGAAATCATTCACGCCGTAAGTACTATTGCCGCGCACATACATGACAAAGAAAGTTTTGTCCCCGCCATGAAAATTCAGCCCATAGCCCTTGATGCGACCATCAGCGAAATTGACGCCAAACAAGGTGCGGTCTTTTTGGGGGCCGGTGGTTGATACATACAAATTGCTGGATGCATATTGGGAATCAATGATGCGTTCATGATTTTTGGTATCGCCGTAGGCAAAATCAAAATACTGGGTATCGATGAAAGGGATTAGGTTGCTACTGTCGCTTGCCTCTGGGTCGGGATCCGCGCCCCGAAAGTCGATTAGGGAATACAGCTCTTTAATGGTTGGTAGATGCCAGTCATCATGACCGTTGAGGCGGAACGTTTTCGCGCCAGCAAGTGCCTGCTCATAGGTTTGTTTGTCCTTGGCATTGATCTCACCATCGCCATTGGTGTCCGGGCTTTTTTGCCACATTAGACCCGTGGCAGTATCGGTGATGGTGTTGTCATTGTTATTGAGGAAAGGGGAGGTAGCCTTGTTGAATTGGGCATCTTGCCCGTAAAAAGCTTTGCCCTTGGCAGGGCAGGTGATTTCATTACGGTTGTCGTAACAGGCGGTCTGCGCTGTGTCAACGGCTGTGTAGGCCATTACCAGCGAAGAACCAATATCGGCGAGCACCAAGCCCAGCGTAAGCACACTGGCTAAGGGATATTTTTGCAAAATGTTCATAACAGTCTTCCTTAATTGTTTTAACTGTTGAGCAGTGTATGCCCACAAAGTGAGGCAATTATGGAGAGGCTGTGAAGAAACTGTGCACTTTCCAGTGGACAATGGTCGTCTTACAAACCACCAATGCCGTCCGCAAGCTCACGCAAACTGCTAATGGTCAGCGTCGGCGCAATCCCCCAAGGGTCAAATATGGCCTTGTCAGAACGGCGTACCCATGCACTGTTCAAACCATGAGAAGCCGCGCCGATTACGTCAAACGGATTGCTGGAAATGAGCCATGTTTCACTGGCCACGGCTGCCGTGGTATCCAACAGGTGCTGGTAAACGTCAGGATTCGGCTTGAAGGTCTGGCGATCATCGACACTAACCACGCCGTCGAATAGGTCGCGGATGCCTGCCGTTGCGAGTAAGGTTTCAACCGCATCAGCCGTGCCGTTCGAGAAGGCGTACAGCGCATACCCGTCAGCTTTTAAGCGTTCTAACGAGGCGGTTACATCAGCGAATGCCGGTAGCACACGGTATTCAGCCAACAGCGCCGCTTTTTGTTCAGCGGTTAGTGCCGTATCGAGATAAGCATCGGTGTAGTCCAGCGCTTGGCTGGTACATACCCCGAACGTCGCATAGGTGCGCATCAAGCCACGCCGGAACGAGTATTCCAGTTGCTTCTCACGCCAACTCCGGGAGAATGCCTCGGCTTTGTCACCGATAAATTCTTGTAGTTTGACTACTACACCGTGGGTGTCGATCAAGGTGCCGTAGACATCAAAGGCCAGTACGGTTGGCATGAGTGCTTCTCCTGACGATCTCAATTAAGCGGAATGTTAAACTGCCTCAGCTAGCACCTGCACGGTTAGGCGCAATTGCTCAGGCGTATAGGCCGTCATGAACGCTTGGAAGTGCTGACTAGCGCCATGTTGTTGCAGGGCTTCGCCATCCTGCCATTTTTCAATCACCACGAAATCGCCACCAGTATTGTCTATGCCGGGTGCACCTTCTTGATTAATTGCGTAAAAGTCATATTGCAGGCAACCCGGTTCTGCCCGACTTAACGGCACTAACTGGTTCATGTCAGCCTTGATACGCTCATGTAATGCCGGGGCTGCGTGTAAGGTTGCGATTAAGTTGATAGTCATGCTTTTTCCTCAAGATAACAGGGTGAAAATTTCGGTTTCAGGTAGTCTGGATTTGGGTAGTGTGGCATTAAAGTCAGTAGTTTTACGATACCCAAAGGAAACAATCGCAACCGCTGTCAAACCTTGCTCACGCAGACCGAATTCCGCATTCAGCGCTTCAACATCAATACCTTCCATGGGGAGGGTATCAATACCCAATGCAGCAGCGCCCAATAGTGCCGTGCCGATATTTAGGTAAAGCTGCTTTTCATTCCAGTGCTGTGTATCTTGTAAATCGTTGCGATGAATGTTAACAAACATAGTACGTCCACCATTCATCATGTCTTTATGCGCTTGCTCCACATAACGCCCGTCGCGGTCTTCTACTGCCAACAGGTGATTCAGGTAGGCATCATCAAAATCTGTTTTCGCGCAGAATACAATGACATGAGAAGCATCTAACACCTTGGCGGTATTGAACACAAACATACCCTGCGTGCCTTTGCTAATACGTTGTTTGCCCTCATCCGTGTTCGCAACAATGAAGTGCCATGGTTGGCCGTTGACACTGGATGGGCTTAATCGTAACAAGTCTTTAATTTGCTGGAAGTCCGCTTCGGGGATTTTCTTATCCGTCCTAAATTCTTTGGTGGAATAACGAAAGTTGGCGGCATCGGTCAAGTTCATAAAGGATTTTTCCTGATAGATTGGTAATGTTTTCTTCTGGTATCTATAATAACCTTATAATTTCATCTGACAAGTACGCACATTTTTGTGCTATAGGTACATAATGGATACTGTAAAACGCCCACGTTATGCGTCTTATGCTGGAGCAGGTTGTCCTGTAGAGGCTTCTCTGGAATTGTTTAGTGGTAAAGGCAAAGGCATGATCCTTTACCATTTGCTGGAAGGTACGTTGCGCTTTAACGAACTCAAGCGCCGCGTCGGTAACATGACGCAGCGTATGTTGACCAAGCAGCTTAGGGAATTGGAGTCATTTGATTTGATTCACCGCGAGATCTATCCAGAAATTCCCCCGAAAGTGGAGTACAGCCTGACAGAAACCGGTCGCACGCTGGAGCCGATTCTCTTGGCTCTCAAGGACTGGGGTGAGCAACATGCTTTGCCGAAGTTGCTGAAATAGAGAGTGGGATTGTCTGGCAGTATTTCGACAGGGCGCAAGTTCAGCGTATGATAGCTACTTTACTGGCAAAAAAAGAACCCTATATGAAATCAGCTAACACGCTTTCCAACCCGAAAACCCAGCTCAGCGTCCGCAATGCTACTGTCGCCGATATTCCACAAATTGCCGATCTTTCCAGCCGTGCCTACGAGGGAACAGGTATGCATGGCTACTCAGAGCCGGTGCTGATCGGTCAGCTCAACCACTTTCCCGAAGGCCAGTTTGTGGTGGTTGCCGGGGAAAAAGTCATCGGTTATTGCGCCACCCTGCGGGTCAGCGAACAAGTCGGGATGCGGCGGCATACTTGGGAGAGCATTACCGGCAACGGCTACGCTTCGACCCACGACCCCAAAGGCGAATGGCTGTACGGTATGGAAGTGTGTGTTGACCCCGCTTACCGGGGCTATCGCATCGGTCAGCGCCTCTACAACGCCCGCAAGCAACTGGCGGAAAAACTGGAGCTGCGCGGCATCATGTTCGCCGGACGTTTGCCCACCCTCGCCAACCGCATCAAGCGTTTCGGCACGGTGGAAGCTTATGTGGAAGCGGTACAGAAAAAACAGCAACGTGACTTGGTGCTGTCATTCCAATTGCGCAATGGCTTTGAATTCCTCGGTGTGATGCCGCATTACCTTGACGCTGACAAACAGTCTCTCGGTTATGGCATCCACATGGCGTGGCGTAACCCCAAAGTTTCGCAGGCGCAAGAAACGCACAAAAAGAAAACCTACGGCAGCCGTCTTCCTGACAGCGTGCGGGTCGGTTCTGTGCAATACAAGCAGCGTAAGGTGGAATCCTTCGAGGAATTCATCGACATCGTGCGTTATTTCGTTGACGTAGTGGCGGATTACAAAGGCGATTTCGTGGTGTTCCCCGAACTCTTCACCTTACAATTGCTGTCGATGGAATCGCAGGAGCTTACCCCGGTACAAGCTATCGAAGCGCTCACCAAATACACCCCGCAACTGAAAGAAGCCCTGCGTGACCTTTCACTGCGTTACAACATCAACATCATCGGCGGTTCGCACCCGACGCGGATGCCGAACGGACGGGTGGAAAACATCTGCTACGTTTTCCTGCGCGATGGCACTATCCACGAACAGGCCAAGATTCACCCGACCCCCAACGAAGCCTACTGGTGGAACATCGAAGGCGGCAGTGAACTCGACGTGATCCAGACCGACTGCGGCCCCATCGGCGTACTGATTTGCTACGACTCAGAATTCCCGGAACTGGCGCGTCACCTCACCGATCAGGGCGCACAAATCCTGTTCGTACCGTTCTGTACTGATGAACGCCAAAGCTACCTGCGGGTACGCTATTGCTGCCAGTCACGCGCGGTCGAAAATCAGATTTACGTGGTCATGTCCGGCAACTGCGGCAACTTGCCCAACGTTGCCAATATGGACATCCAATACGCGCAAAGCTGTATCCTCACCCCGTGCGACCTGCCGTTTGCACGTGACGGGATTGCGGCGGATACCACGCCTAATACTGAAATGGTCGCGATTGCTGACCTGCGCCC from Thiothrix litoralis encodes the following:
- a CDS encoding putative quinol monooxygenase, yielding MTINLIATLHAAPALHERIKADMNQLVPLSRAEPGCLQYDFYAINQEGAPGIDNTGGDFVVIEKWQDGEALQQHGASQHFQAFMTAYTPEQLRLTVQVLAEAV
- the nfsB gene encoding oxygen-insensitive NAD(P)H nitroreductase, with the protein product MNLTDAANFRYSTKEFRTDKKIPEADFQQIKDLLRLSPSSVNGQPWHFIVANTDEGKQRISKGTQGMFVFNTAKVLDASHVIVFCAKTDFDDAYLNHLLAVEDRDGRYVEQAHKDMMNGGRTMFVNIHRNDLQDTQHWNEKQLYLNIGTALLGAAALGIDTLPMEGIDVEALNAEFGLREQGLTAVAIVSFGYRKTTDFNATLPKSRLPETEIFTLLS
- a CDS encoding Lcl C-terminal domain-containing protein → MNILQKYPLASVLTLGLVLADIGSSLVMAYTAVDTAQTACYDNRNEITCPAKGKAFYGQDAQFNKATSPFLNNNDNTITDTATGLMWQKSPDTNGDGEINAKDKQTYEQALAGAKTFRLNGHDDWHLPTIKELYSLIDFRGADPDPEASDSSNLIPFIDTQYFDFAYGDTKNHERIIDSQYASSNLYVSTTGPQKDRTLFGVNFADGRIKGYGLNFHGGDKTFFVMYVRGNSTYGVNDFVDNTDNTITDKTTGLMWAQDDSAKGMNWQQALAWVQTKNSENYLGHNDWRMPNAKELQNLVDYSRSPDTTNSAAIDPLFHTSTIKNEADQVDYPFYWSSTTHKAATQTPGERAVYVAFGRAMGKMDGVWSDVHGAGSQRSDPKQGNPKDFAAGHGPQSDAIRINNYVRLVRDAAQPAAAQKQ
- a CDS encoding haloacid dehalogenase type II; this encodes MPTVLAFDVYGTLIDTHGVVVKLQEFIGDKAEAFSRSWREKQLEYSFRRGLMRTYATFGVCTSQALDYTDAYLDTALTAEQKAALLAEYRVLPAFADVTASLERLKADGYALYAFSNGTADAVETLLATAGIRDLFDGVVSVDDRQTFKPNPDVYQHLLDTTAAVASETWLISSNPFDVIGAASHGLNSAWVRRSDKAIFDPWGIAPTLTISSLRELADGIGGL
- a CDS encoding bifunctional GNAT family N-acetyltransferase/carbon-nitrogen hydrolase family protein, with amino-acid sequence MKSANTLSNPKTQLSVRNATVADIPQIADLSSRAYEGTGMHGYSEPVLIGQLNHFPEGQFVVVAGEKVIGYCATLRVSEQVGMRRHTWESITGNGYASTHDPKGEWLYGMEVCVDPAYRGYRIGQRLYNARKQLAEKLELRGIMFAGRLPTLANRIKRFGTVEAYVEAVQKKQQRDLVLSFQLRNGFEFLGVMPHYLDADKQSLGYGIHMAWRNPKVSQAQETHKKKTYGSRLPDSVRVGSVQYKQRKVESFEEFIDIVRYFVDVVADYKGDFVVFPELFTLQLLSMESQELTPVQAIEALTKYTPQLKEALRDLSLRYNINIIGGSHPTRMPNGRVENICYVFLRDGTIHEQAKIHPTPNEAYWWNIEGGSELDVIQTDCGPIGVLICYDSEFPELARHLTDQGAQILFVPFCTDERQSYLRVRYCCQSRAVENQIYVVMSGNCGNLPNVANMDIQYAQSCILTPCDLPFARDGIAADTTPNTEMVAIADLRPETLLTARHSGTVQNLRDRRHDLYQVRWKGK
- a CDS encoding winged helix-turn-helix transcriptional regulator, with protein sequence MDTVKRPRYASYAGAGCPVEASLELFSGKGKGMILYHLLEGTLRFNELKRRVGNMTQRMLTKQLRELESFDLIHREIYPEIPPKVEYSLTETGRTLEPILLALKDWGEQHALPKLLK